One window of Quercus robur chromosome 5, dhQueRobu3.1, whole genome shotgun sequence genomic DNA carries:
- the LOC126725001 gene encoding ankyrin repeat-containing protein BDA1-like, with the protein MEIRHEEDAIIELYNASMSGCTTTLSRLIHKEPNILNRISLTSMSETPLHISTLVGHLDFSRALLLLKPQLAIELDSHKRCPLHMASAEGHIEIVQILLRANNNACLIRDQDERIPLHYAVMRGRIDVVRELITAQLDSSQIVLDGAETVLHVCVKYNQIEALKLLVESLSDEGDFLNSNDHDGGNTILHLAVMLKQTKIVKYLLSVSKVKDGAYSLNQMGFTALEVLDHCAEDLKSVTIRKILLDAGIERARNQTNLQPPLAVVIGHHEPAKPVQPSKNWWLKWIEYLSYQGDWLGEMRGALMVVATVITTITFQPVLNPPGGVSQTNETISIESNGKRYNITCPAGTSVLACYSDQYLYSFFLIGNTVSFTASFCVTFLLISGFPLRNKLCMGLLTFSMCITLTFLAFAYIYAFILLIPDQPSFYDNYRSEPMFILPNCVQLSLMTVVGIVLLIHTMRFLTWMVVKIRKFTLYMQRR; encoded by the exons ATGGAAATAAGGCATGAAGAAGATGCTATAATAGAGCTCTACAACGCATCCATGAGTGGATGTACAACCACATTATCTAGGTTGATCCATAAAGAGCCAAACATCCTTAACAGAATTTCCCTCACTTCTATGAGTGAAACTCCATTACACATATCTACTTTAGTTGGTCACCTTGATTTCAGTAGAGCTCTTCTACTTCTAAAACCCCAACTTGCTATCGAGTTGGACTCCCATAAACGTTGCCCCCTTCACATGGCTTCTGCTGAGGGCCACATTGAGATTGTCCAAATATTATTACGTGCAAACAACAATGCATGCTTAATTCGTGATCAAGATGAGAGAATTCCTCTCCACTATGCAGTCATGAGGGGACGAATTGATGTTGTGAGGGAGTTGATCACTGCGCAGCTTGACTCATCTCAAATTGTGCTTGATGGGGCTGAGACTGTTTTGCATGTATGTGTTAAATACAACCAAATAGAGGCTCTTAAATTACTGGTGGAATCTTTGAGTGACGAAGGGGATTTTCTCAATTCCAATGACCATGATGGTGGCAATACTATATTGCATTTAGCTGTGATGCTAAAGCAAACCAAG ATAGTTAAATACTTGCTTTCAGTGTCTAAAGTGAAAGATGGAGCGTATTCATTGAACCAGATGGGTTTTACAGCCTTAGAAGTCTTAGATCACTGTGCAGAAGACTTGAAAAGTGTTACGATtcgaaaaattttattagatgCTGGGATTGAAAGAGCAAGGAACCAAACTAATCTTCAACCACCATTAGCAGTTGTTATTGGTCACCATGAACCAGCAAAACCAGTGCAGCCAAGCAAGAATTGGTGGTTGAAATGGATAGAATACTTGAGCTACCAGGGTGATTGGTTAGGAGAGATGCGTGGTGCATTAATGGTGGTGGCTACTGTTATCACAACTATAACTTTCCAACCTGTACTTAATCCCCCAGGTGGAGTTTCGCAAACAAATGAAACCATAAGTATTGAGAGTAATGGAAAGAGATACAATATTACATGTCCAGCCGGAACCTCGGTCTTAGCCTGTTATTCTGATCAGTACTTGTACTCATTTTTCTTGATTGGCAATACTGTCTCTTTCACTGCATCTTTTTGTGTCACCTTTTTGCTTATTAGTGGATTTCCTCTCAGGAATAAGCTTTGCATGGGGCTCTTGACATTTTCCATGTGTATCACTCTCACTTTCCTAGCTTTTGCCTATATATATGCATTCATCCTGCTGATACCTGATCAACCTTCTTTTTATGATAATTATAGATCTGAGCCAATGTTCATCCTACCAAATTGTGTTCAGTTAAGTTTGATGACTGTGGTTGGTATCGTTCTTCTGATTCACACAATGCGCTTTCTCACCTGGATGGTTGTCAAGATACGAAAGTTCACCTTATACATGCAAAGACGCTAA